The stretch of DNA AGTTCTTTAAATGAGGATTGGCAGCTtgaattttctttaatatTCCACTTCCCTTCTTCTcgttttctttatttttgacTGTGTTGTCTAAATAATCATTTAGTATTGTgttcaaaatataataaactGATAATCCTGCCCCAGCTAATACAAATAAATCTCCCAAAagtttcaaatcaatcttgaattttccaaaatctattttcaatttattaatcattatataatttgtGAATATTATGGTTATTTATCAGTTATCGATAGAGTCAGTAATATTTATGTAGTGAAAGTTGATTGTCGTATCAATGTGGGTATTATGGGAAAAAGGTTAAGATTGGGTTTTCTCTTGTGATTTCTGTTCCCACCAACAAATGgcaaacaacaaaaaaaaatatatgaaTGAAGAAATGAAGTGCCAATATGCAGGTTCGCGAAAAGAAacatctttttcttctcttctttttgttttaatgtATGTAGAAGAGATGATCTTCTTGATATTACAATTCTCTAATATCAAAAACTTCTGGTAAAGCCCATTTCGATCAACTAGTAATGGCCAGATTTAacaatgaagaaattttgaaCTCAGTAGGATTACCGAGTCAATTATtacaacaaatcaaaaataaagaaaacaagGGTGATtatgacgatgatgaaaGTGAAGATAGATTTaccaaatttgaaaatatccGAGGAACGAAACGGAAATCAAAACCTATAAGTCGAAAAgacaaaagaaaacaagaaagggaattgaagaaacaaaagagAATAAAGAAAGATACTCATCCTCAAAAGGTTCAACCTAAGAAACAAAATGAGAAGACAGCGGATCCACTTGCGTTATTGGCAGccaaaaagaacaaaagtAAGTCCAAAAAAGCAGAAGAGGATAACCCGTTGATGGCATTACGAAAgttgaaagaaaataaaaacagCAAAAAGACTTCAAAGGCAAAAGAAGACTTCAAAATTGTAAAGGAAGATGAATTATTGGAAGATGAAGTATCTGATTTAGGTTATAGTGAAGATGACCTTGGCAGCGAGAATaaagaagattttgatgaagatgaaaatattgatatagACCCAATGGAAGCTTTGCGTGCTTTgaaggagaagaaaaaaggaGTAAACAAGGCATCTTCTGATATAAGAATAGTAAAAGAAGATGACTTGGAacaagaagatgatgatatatCGGATTTCGAAGAGCTAGAAGAAGAGAATGACCCCTTGGAAGCCTTGCGTTTATTGAAAAGTAAAAAGAACAAACCAACTAAAACTTCCGAAATAAGAATCGTGAAGGAGGATGATTTAGAGCAAGAAAATGACGATGATGTATCTGATTTGGATAGTGATGAAAATGTTGATGATCAAAACGAAGAGGGAGAAGATTTTGAAGGTTTTGAAGAggaaaattttgatgaatcaGATTTTCACTTATCAGAGGAGGAAGACCCATTGGCAAAATTGAAAGCTATCAAAGAGGCCAAAAAGAATGGGAAATCTGAgaaaaccaagaaaaagCAGGAAAAAGAAGTGTATCCAATTGATCCTCATTTGCAAGAGCAATTCCGcaaagatgatgaagacaTTGAATATTATGCGAAAAAATTGGGTCTCAAAAATGGGAAAAAGGCCAAACTTTCTAAAACTGACgataatgatattattgGCGGGCTTTTGGACGGCTTAGATTTAGATTTCGAGTCCGAAATGGAAAACATAAGTGATACGGCCGATGAACATATTTCTGAAGaggatgaagaagatgacgaGTATTTCAGTGATGATGTGGACGATTCggaaaaaatgaaagaaaaccCATATGTAGCACCTGGACTGGAAGAAACAAAATCCTCCGAGGAACTGGGGCTAGCTCCACAAAGATATATTCCACCAGCATTGCGGAAAAAAATGGCTTTAGAAGCTGGCGAAAGTGTCTCAGAGGAAACGCTCAAATTAAGGAAATCTATTAAAGGTCCCCTCAATAAGTTGTCCGAAGCTAATATTAGTTCCATTGTCAGTGAAATAAATGCGTTATACTTGTCACATCCCAGACAGACATTGAATGAGGAAATTACGAATATTATTCTTGATAGTATTGTGCAACAGGGAAGACTTTTAGATACGTTTGTTTATCTTCATGCAACTGTTGTTGTGGCACTTTATAGGTTGCAAGGAGTTGAATTCGGTGCACATTTTATTCAAACTATCGTGGAGAAATTTGAAACTTCTAAAACCGAAtcttcaaaaacaaaagaagcatcaaatataatttcattGTTGTCTTCAgtatatttatttcaattagTGTCGTCTAAATTGTTATATGATTTAATCAAAgaattgatcaataatCTTGACGAAAATAATGCTGATTTATTGTTAAGGTTGATTCGTAATTCGGGGAATCAAATGCGTTCTGATGATCCCTCAGCATTGAAGGAGATTgtattgttaataaatGGGAAAGCCTCGACATTACCAAAGGACGCTGTTAACACAAGAACccaatttttaattgaaacaatttcgtcgttgaaaaataataaattgaaaatagtAAATGAAGCAAACCATCAGTTGTctattaaattgaaaaagtttttgggtggaatcaatgaaaataaatcagGCGATCCAATTCAAGTTTCATTAGAGGATATTCAAAACGTTGCCACTAGGGGTAAATGGTGGTTAGTTGGGTCAGCTTGGAAAGGTCACGAGACAGACAAACCAaaagatgttgatgttgtggCTATGAGTGATATTTTGGATAATGCTGAACCAAACTGGATGGAATTGGCCAAATCACAAAGAATGAACACTGATATTCGTCGTGCAATATTTGTCTCCATTATGTCAGCCAATGATTATATTGATGCTGTCACAAAGTTAGATAAACTAGcattgaaaagaaatcaagaaagagaaataCCTAAAGTGTTAATTCATTGTGCTACTATGGAACCTTCTTGGAACCCTTATTATGGGGTTTTGGGTAACAAATTATGTGATTCACATTCATTCAGAAAAACTTTCCAATTTATGTTGTGGGATTTGATCAAAGAATTGGATGGTGGCAGTGCTGATGACGAAGAGGAGGAAGATAATTTCATTGGATTTGATacatttgatgaagaaaataagATGAAAAGAATATTAAACTTGGGAAGGTTTTATGGTTTTCTTTTGGCTGAAGGTTCCATACCCTTGCACAATCTTCGTACTGTAAATTTCTTAACAGCTTCAAGTGATACGGTGCTATTCTTAGAAGTGTTGTTAGTCAGCTTTTTTGATCAAGTTGGTAAAAAATCACGGAAGAACTCcgttggtggtggtttaCAAAACAAAGCTAAAGGAATGTATGAGCAGAAATATGATGATAGATTATTAGTTGAGCGTGTTTTGAAAGCTAAAGACCAAACTACTATGTTGAGAGGTTTACAATATTTTGTACAAGAAAAAGTCAAAACAAGTGAAGTCGTTTCTGGAAAGAAACAATCGAAAAGAGTAGGATGGGGGGTCGATGCCTTGTTTGATATAATTGACgaatttttgaaagattCAGAAGactaatttaatttaatatttaGTATATGTACAggtaataaataaacaCTTCTTAATTAACACAAATGTATTTATAATTACACTTTTTCAAGTATGGCAATGGATTCAACGTGTTTAGTTTGTGGGAAAAAGTCAAATCCCATTATATCTTTAACTTTGTATTTGACATTGGTATTCTGCtgcaaattttcaaatgtaGCCAAGTCCCTAGCCTGTGAAAAAACATTACAACTAACGTAGACAACAATTTCCGGTTCAAAATCCAACAATTGCTGTAAAAATGATTCATTGGATCCCTTTCTGGAAGGGTCGACAATTACAACACTGTTTTTTCCAGAAATTCCagattttttaaacttCTCATTGttaaatatatttgaaGCATCCCcagaaacaaattgaacTCTTTCAGGATCCAATCCATTCAATTTAGCGTTATGGTTGGCATATTTAATGGCTTGTTCCACTAGTTCTATTCCGAAAATCTTGGTGTTTTCATTGAATGATTTGGACAAGGCAATTCCAAAAAACCCAACACCACAATATGTGTCAATCAAATTGTCAATTGTTTTATCAGATTGATTGATATGATATCTGATGTAATCCAAAACACTGGGTAAAATTgcattattgttttggaaAAAGCAGTTAGAATCATACTGAAATAAAAAGTCCTCAACTTTTTCTGTgataacttttttttgaccTTCTAGTGCCACTGACTTGAAGGCACCAGTGTCTTGATTGATACGAAGACTTTGCCTCAATGTTAGTTGTGTCAAAGGTGTTGATTTCCCTATGTAGTTGTCTCTTGATTCTAGTAATATATCATTTATTTCTGGTGTAGCAATGGGACAATTGGTTATATCCAATCTTCCTCGGTTGTTAACGTGCTGGAAACCGAGTTTTTGGTTAACTTTATTGGATGCCGCAAAGTGTGGAGTTAATTTTGTTCTATAAGAGTATTGTAAAGGTGATTCATTAACAATACCAAAATTATCCATTTCTTTGAACAGGTTGAAAATCTGAGGATAAAAATACTTATAGGCCCTTTGGATCACCGATTGTTTATACTTCAATTGATCCTCATACGATAACATTTGTAATTGACATCCGTTACattcattgaatttttcgCATACTATAAGCCTATCGTTTCTTCTGGATCCTTTAGATTTGGAATTAAGCACTTCAATAAGCTCACCTTCTGCATAAAATTCGTGATGCATTTTAAGTAGTACTCTAGCATTGTCTCCAATAGCTGTTTTGGGTATTATTAATACTGTGTACTGGTTCAAAATTTCTTCGGGATCAGACGTAAAGTTATGGGCATACATGGATTTGTGAACTATAGCTAACCCTTCACCCAGAGAAGTCATGGCTCTGATTTTGACATTATCTAGTATTGTATCGTGATTTCTTTGGTGGGGCAAAAAGTTTTTAATTATATCAAGCGAGTTACGTATATTCTCGGTCTGAACTTGTAAATTATGACTTTGGGAGTATTCTTGtataaaatcattaatttcacGGTACGTTATCTTACTAGGATGAGTGGGATCAGTTAAATCATTTCTTCGTTTAGTCCTTTTGAAATGCTTTAGAAGATTACtgattttttcttctccttTCGGCTTTCTTGTAGGCGTGGATAGTTTTGAATAGTTGTGGCATTGTGTAATAATCCTTCCACTAAGTAAACTTACAATTTTAGGCAAGTTCCTCTGTAGATTGATCATATTGTTAGTGATTCCTTTGACATGTTTACTAATTTTGAAGAGATGATTGGtgcaaaatttttcttgtgCGGATGTCAAACtacagtttttttttttcaggCGCATATAAAGCTAATCACCACAGAACTGAAGTTGAATTTATGTTCTTCTGTACCTTCTTGGGCTTAAATGTATTGACAAAGAGTAGTTTCGTcacaaatattattaattgcGAAAGCCTTTagtattgaaaattcaTCTCAAAAACAAAGTTTCTTGTATAAACTAGTATGTAATCGcaatatttatcaatgatttgTTGTCTGTTGATCAGTAATTGACAATACCCGAAATCGCTTTGATAAGGAGATAAACCAGCTTAGTGAAAGCAATCCCAACTTTGAAACAGATAAACCATTAACTCCGTTATTGATGGATTTGATTAAACcgaaagaaaaaagaacaaataAAATCTGTGGAGAATGTGGACTATCTTGAGAACGGCGTTTCTTTTCGCCGTTTGGCCGAAAGATATCATTATCTAGAACAATAtccaaaaagaaacaacTGAATGTTGAGTTTGGAATATTCAAACCACAATATCCGTAATTAGTCCTCAATTGATGTCAAAACTGGGGATAGTTTGTTTATctattttaattgttttccTTTTGCtttggtttttttcttcGCTGCAAAAAGTGTAAAGATAAGAATTAGTTAACACAAGTTACAGAGACCAAGTCTCCACATTTCTCTAATAATACCACcaccccccccccccccttttttttttctcctcttctttgttttctctatttttattctttattatagcttcatcaattaaatggCTATGTCTAATCTTTTTATTATGTTTTACTTTGATAATGAGCTAATTACTTGTGCATATCTAAATACTCTTTCTTTTACATGCAGATATTATTGTATTTACTAAAACTGgtaaaaacaaacaaaagaacCAGATAAAATCGCCGTGCAAGAAACCAATACAATCAGTGAAGGACATTCCATACATTTCAATCCTATTTTGGGATACTAGTAAGTTTGATTAAAAACCAATCACAGAATTTTGAGGTCTACACGGCAAAGTCAACCATGTATCGTTGACGTTATTGCCACTGTAAATACTGTTTGTTCAAGTATCAGGGGGGTGGCGGTAGCCTTTCATTTCAGCATGACACGTAAATGTATAAGAGCATAAATTGACCTTACTAGTGTGTATTTGATTTACCATTGCTGATAAATTTAGGTCAAGTAATTTGGTTGTTTGTCCTTTTTGTGGTTTAGTcctttattatttttctcCGTGTGTGGAAAAAAACCGGGCCGGTGCTAATTATGGAAGTGCGTGATAGCCGTATGTACAAGAAAGTTAGATTTACCTACTTTAGGAGCTTTCGGTTGGTTTGATCTTGTTTACTATGTTGAGTGTGGTAATTTTTAAAGGATAACTTCACCATCTGAGCGATTAAGCAATGCAAACAAAGCATGTTGGTTTAATTTAGCCTCAAACAGAACGAAAGAATTTACTGCATGAAAATGGTCAGTTTATTCTTGTCAATGGGCCGTGCAAATATATTGATGGTAATATTTCAATCATCTGCGTGTTTATTGTTGTGACAGTTtaaatacaaatatattACTGTACCCTTTTCCTGTTGAGTTTGTTTCAGGttttataaatttcttGTCAGTTTGTATATCATTTCCAAGAAATCACTTTCAGTACATTTTCGTCATGGCAAGTGGTGAGAGAAACCTTCAGTCTTTTGGGTATTCACCCAACAACGTTGATAATAGTGCTACCCATAAATTTCACAATATACTAGAACAATCTGACTTTTCCAAATATTATAGTTTTCAGTATATATTGTCAGAGAAGAATTTACTTGATAGTGTTAACACTAGTATAATACCGCAGAATTTGCctaatgaatttgaaattattgcCCActtaaaattaataaaagtGTTGGGTATTTTAAAAGTCAAAGTGTTAGCTGGAGTAGCTAGCTATGCATCAGCTTCTAGATGGAAACAATATGTCACCAACGCTGTAAGAAGATTCATGGTATTTTTAGTCTCtctcaaaaaatttatggATATTGATCTAGGTTATTctttgaaatcatcataCAACCAGACTCATGAGCAAagtcattttcaattcgCGTCAATGATGACACAATTAATGCCACCTTTGGACGTGATTATGGTTTGGTATTCCTTTTTGTCACATCCAAAATCATTTTACACTGTTTTAACTGGTTGTGATATGGAAGAATTTGCAAATCTACCCTTACCATTGcatttaattaatcaattcattgataataccacatttgaatttaatgtGCCGCATGAATACAAACACAACTATCTTCAAATAATAGCATGCACAACCATAGATACGTTGGATTCACAATATGATGTTGATAGATTTGGGTTTGAAGCAAAATGTGTCACAATCACTTGTCCTAATTGTAAACACGTTATATCAGAACCAATAAAATTGCAAAACGAAATGGAAACTGGATTCTTTGATAAAAAGTttgcaacaaaaaatatttacttCGGT from Candida albicans SC5314 chromosome R, complete sequence encodes:
- the SGD1 gene encoding Sgd1p (Predicted small ribosomal subunit biogenesis protein; repressed in core stress response; transcript increases in populations of cells exposed to fluconazole over multiple generations; Spider biofilm induced) translates to MARFNNEEILNSVGLPSQLLQQIKNKENKGDYDDDESEDRFTKFENIRGTKRKSKPISRKDKRKQERELKKQKRIKKDTHPQKVQPKKQNEKTADPLALLAAKKNKSKSKKAEEDNPLMALRKLKENKNSKKTSKAKEDFKIVKEDELLEDEVSDLGYSEDDLGSENKEDFDEDENIDIDPMEALRALKEKKKGVNKASSDIRIVKEDDLEQEDDDISDFEELEEENDPLEALRLLKSKKNKPTKTSEIRIVKEDDLEQENDDDVSDLDSDENVDDQNEEGEDFEGFEEENFDESDFHLSEEEDPLAKLKAIKEAKKNGKSEKTKKKQEKEVYPIDPHLQEQFRKDDEDIEYYAKKLGLKNGKKAKLSKTDDNDIIGGLLDGLDLDFESEMENISDTADEHISEEDEEDDEYFSDDVDDSEKMKENPYVAPGSEETKSSEESGLAPQRYIPPALRKKMALEAGESVSEETLKLRKSIKGPLNKLSEANISSIVSEINALYLSHPRQTLNEEITNIILDSIVQQGRLLDTFVYLHATVVVALYRLQGVEFGAHFIQTIVEKFETSKTESSKTKEASNIISLLSSVYLFQLVSSKLLYDLIKELINNLDENNADLLLRLIRNSGNQMRSDDPSALKEIVLLINGKASTLPKDAVNTRTQFLIETISSLKNNKLKIVNEANHQLSIKLKKFLGGINENKSGDPIQVSLEDIQNVATRGKWWLVGSAWKGHETDKPKDVDVVAMSDILDNAEPNWMELAKSQRMNTDIRRAIFVSIMSANDYIDAVTKLDKLALKRNQEREIPKVLIHCATMEPSWNPYYGVLGNKLCDSHSFRKTFQFMLWDLIKELDGGSADDEEEEDNFIGFDTFDEENKMKRILNLGRFYGFLLAEGSIPLHNLRTVNFLTASSDTVLFLEVLLVSFFDQVGKKSRKNSVGGGLQNKAKGMYEQKYDDRLLVERVLKAKDQTTMLRGLQYFVQEKVKTSEVVSGKKQSKRVGWGVDALFDIIDEFLKDSED
- a CDS encoding uncharacterized protein (Has domain(s) with predicted RNA methyltransferase activity and role in RNA processing): MRSKKKNCSLTSAQEKFCTNHLFKISKHVKGITNNMINLQRNLPKIVSLLSGRIITQCHNYSKLSTPTRKPKGEEKISNLLKHFKRTKRRNDLTDPTHPSKITYREINDFIQEYSQSHNLQVQTENIRNSLDIIKNFLPHQRNHDTILDNVKIRAMTSSGEGLAIVHKSMYAHNFTSDPEEILNQYTVLIIPKTAIGDNARVLLKMHHEFYAEGELIEVLNSKSKGSRRNDRLIVCEKFNECNGCQLQMLSYEDQLKYKQSVIQRAYKYFYPQIFNSFKEMDNFGIVNESPLQYSYRTKLTPHFAASNKVNQKLGFQHVNNRGRLDITNCPIATPEINDILLESRDNYIGKSTPLTQLTLRQSLRINQDTGAFKSVALEGQKKVITEKVEDFLFQYDSNCFFQNNNAILPSVLDYIRYHINQSDKTIDNLIDTYCGVGFFGIALSKSFNENTKIFGIELVEQAIKYANHNAKLNGLDPERVQFVSGDASNIFNNEKFKKSGISGKNSVVIVDPSRKGSNESFLQQLLDFEPEIVVYVSCNVFSQARDLATFENLQQNTNVKYKVKDIMGFDFFPQTKHVESIAILEKV